A segment of the Brevibacterium zhoupengii genome:
GGTCTCGATGGCCGCCAGCGCGTGGGAGATGCGGTGGCCCGAACGCGACCGGATGCAGACTGCCACCGAACTGATGCGGGCCCACCGCTTCCTCATCGACAGCCTCGATGAGAAGCTGCGCCCACTGGGGCTCACCTACGCACGCTATGAAGCACTGCTTCTCCTGTTCTTCGATCAGAGAGGCGCTCTCCCTCTCGTCGAACTCACCGACCAACTGCAGGTCGACACCAGCTCATCGTTCTCCACAGTGCGGTGGCTGGAGGACAACGATCTGCTCGAAAGGGCGCTGGAACCCGGTGACGACGGAGAGGTCTTCGCTGAGATCACGCCCAAAGGTCGTGCACTGACTGACAGGGCCAGTCAGATCGTCGCCGATGCGCGCTTCGGCTTGGACACGATGTCAGATGCCGAATGCCGTCAGCTCACCAACCTGCTGGCCAGGCAACGTCGCATCCGGGACTGAGGACAGACGCTCAAAGGTCCGCATTGGACAGTGCTCGCAGTGCAATGGACTAGCGGCAGCGAGTGTCAGACTGTCTCCGGTTGCCGACGCGCGAAGTCCGGAGCGTGCTCGGGAGTGATACCCATGCCGAGGATGCGCGCGGGAATCACGGTCAGCGCCGGAAACGTTGTCAGCAGCCACAGGACCGGCGCCGGGGGACGAATGACTCCGCCGTTGTGAACGACCGGCTCGATCATCCGGTGGATGCCGCCCTGCAGCAGCTCGACCGCCTTCGTCGTCAGCAGTCGTCTGCGCTGCACACGCCTGAGCTCACTGGTGGGCACGCGTCCCGACCGCAGCGCCTCCGCCAGCAGACGGGCTGTGGCCACACCGTCTTGAACCGCCAGATTGACGCCGACTCCGCCCAGCGGACTCATGGCATGGGCCGCATCGCCGATGCACAGCAGCCCGTCGATGAACCAGCGCTTGGCCTCATTGCGACGGACTTCGAGGAGCTTCACATCCTCGAGCCGCAGCGCTGCAAGATCGCCTGCCAGCACGGGGAAGGTCTCTGCGACCCCGCGGCGAAGAGACTCGATCCCCTGCTCACGGAAGCGAGCGTCCTCGCCCTTCGGGATGAGACGAGCCATCTGCACATGACCGTCGCGCGGAATCGCGACGAACACATTGCCGCCCTTGGCGCGAGGTGCGATGGATTCGGCCAGCTGTGCCAGGGTGTCGATCCGGAACCACCACACGTCGATCGTCGACCGCAGCTCCCGCATCGACAGCTGTGCCTCGTCCCGGGCCTTCGACCAGCGACCGTCAGCGGCGACGACGAGTGGCGCCCGCAGCTCGGTCTCACCGTCGGGAGTCTGCGCATAAACGCCGACGACTCGGTCGCCGTCCCAGATCAGCGAGGTCATTTCGACACCCATGCGCAGATCGAACCCGGGTTCGTCCTCCCCTGCTTTGGCCAGCAGATTGAGGAAGTCCCACTGTGGTGCGATCGTCATGAACGGATGCGTGGTGTTGAGCCTGGACAGGTCGCCGAGGATGTAGTCCCGACCGTCGTCACCGGCGAGACTGATGTTGGTCACCTTACGGTGGGTGATGCGAGCGAATTCGTTGTAGAGGCCCAGCTCATCGAGGAGCCGCAGTGTTGATGGATGGATGGTGTCACCGCGGAAATCGCGGAAGAAATCGGTGTGCTTCTCCAGCACCACAACTTTGACACCACCGCGGGCCAAGAGCAGCCCGGCGACGATTCCGGCGGGCCCTCCTCCGGAGATGATGCAGTCACAGTCGGCATCGAGTTGGTCGTGCGCAGCGTCTGTCATGACACACTCCTCAGCATTGTGTTCCTCAGCATTGCGGGCACAGAATCGATGCTAGACCACGAGGAGACCGATTGACATGGGGCGGCGAACTCACACAGTCCTGCGTCCTACGCCGGAGACCTTCTCCGTGACATCGAAGCGCTCACGGTAGCGACCCGTGAGCAGACGCCACTGCGAATGCAGCGCGGTCGAGGAGTTGAACACGAGCAGGGTCAGCGGATAGAGCACCCACTGCAGCCACATGGTCACCCGACGCACCGGTGGAACGTGGACTGGCCGGGGCGGCAGCAGCGAGTTGAAGACGATGACGGAGGCGATGAGACCGACCATGCCGATCTGCTGGACCAGGCCGACCGTCATCGGCATCCGCTCGATGAGGTCCGTGACCTCTCCTGTCTGCGTTGCCACAGCGAAGGGAATCCATCCGCCGACGGCGATGATCACAGAGATCGAGGCCAGGCTGACATGACCTTCGATGAGTGAGAGGAAGCGGAGGAAACCGGGCCAGAAGGGTGTTCGAGCAGTCCCGGAGAAGACCCTGACTCCCACATAGGGCACATCGCTGGCACCGTATGACCAGCGGCTGAGCTGCTTGAACTGAGCCACCATCGTGTCCCGGAATCCGCCGGCCAGGACAGCATCCTGGTAGATCGGAACGTGGATGGGCACGACACGGTAGTCGCCGTCGAAGTGGAACCAGCTCCTCCAGTACTGGTGGCCGTCTTCGACGATCGTCTTCGTCGACCAGAACCCCATGTCGATCAGCGCGGTCAGGGGCTGGGAGTGGGAGGCGAAGTTGCGCAGCGAGAGAGGGCGGACCGTGGTCGTGAGATTCCAGAAGCAGTTCGCGCTCGCGACGACCCGAGACGGCGCGGGCGCCTCCCAGATGTTCGTGAGGTAGAGGCTGATGGGTTGGAACGAGAGGTGGGCGCGATCGGGCGCCAGCACATACTCGTAGGCGACATAGTCGAAATACGCCTCGTGAGGCGTGTTGTCGCAGTCGAGGCTGGTCACGAGAACCGACTCGGGATCGATCCCGTTCGCCTCCACCCAATGAGCCAGCCGCTGACCGGCGTAGGTGATGTTCGCGCCCTTCCCCGCAATCTCTCCCGGGATTCCGGCCGGATGCTCGACGAGGACGAAGGCCGCAAAACCGTCGCCGTACTCGGCCGCCAGGCGTCGTGCCGTCTCAGCCATCTGTGGTCCGCCGCGTTCCTCATAGGCGAAGAAGACGACGATCTTCGACGGCAAGGTCGTGGTGTGCAGGAGGGAGCGGATTCCGTCGGCGACCACTTCGTAGGGCTCGTTGTAGGCAGCGACGACGACAGCATGGAGCAGGGACGAGGGGCGCAGAACTGCACCGGGGTTCTCGCGTACTCGGGCAATCGTCGCGGCATGTTCCTTCGCCTGGAACCCGGACCAGGGATAGGGGCGTGCGGGCAGTCCGTCCAGCGCCCGTTCGACATCGAGCAGCCTGGCACCCCAGTCCACCCGGGAGCTGCGACGATAGCGCACAAATCCTCGTGAGACGTCGACTGCTCCTCGCATCGCTCGAATCAGGGTGAGACCGACGACGGTGAAGACGTAGATCGCCCCGGCAGTCGCGTCGATGAACGGCAGGACGAACACCAACCCGATGGCGGAGAAACTCACGATCGCCGGCAGCGCTTCGAAGATCCTGTAGGCCCGCGTGCGCGGCCCCGTGGGAAGCTCGAGCTCATCGGCACGACGTTGGACTGCGGAAGTCAGTTCACGAATCGTTCTCACACTGACGATCCTGTGTGAGGATCCTGACCGCTTGTTGGTCCGCAGATGCAGGCCAGGTGAATACTGGACATGCATTTGCCGACGCCGGCGTGACTACCTCAGACCCACAGCACTCCCGACTGGGGTTGCAATCTCCTCTTCCCCACCAGATTCGCCAAGGTCAGCGCCCCGCTGAGCGGATCGCCGGCGGGTTCGACAACGACAGTCTCTCGCCTCAGGCGCAGGGCCTCAGAACGAAACGCCTCCACGAGAGACTCACCTGCCCTGCGCAGACCACCGCTGAGCGTGACCCGAGCTGCGGCGTCAATTCCTTGGCCTCCGGCTGCGATCGCACTGCGTGCGGCCTCGCGCCCGGCTTCGGCCAACAGCGCGCTGGCCACGGGGTCACCCGCGCTGGCGCGGCCTGCCACGTCGACGGCGAACTCAGCGAGGAGTCCCGCTCGATCGCTGCGCGTGTAGAACTGCGCGGGCCAGGTACCCGGTTCACCGAATCTCTGCCGTGCTGCCTCAAGCAGACCGGCTCCTCGGTCATCAACTCCGTCGTGGCATTTCAGTGCTGCTTCGAGCGCCTGCCTGCCCACCCAGGCACCGCCCCCGCGGTCACCGAAGAGATGCCCCCAGCCGTCGACTCGTCGCCATTTCGGAAGCAGGTTTCCCTGCGGATCGGGCCCGGGATGGGCGATGGCGATTGCTCCGGTCCCCAGAACCGTCACCGCGCCCCCACAACCGGACAGGGCGCCGAGGTGGGCCGTCACCGCATCGATCGCCACCGCCGTTTCGGCCTTCGCCTCCACTGCCAGAGATCGTGCAAACTCCCCGACGTCTGTGCTCAGTGAGGCGATACCGGTGGCACCGATGCCGACTCCGCGGATCGAATCGACATGGTCCGGCCATGCTTCCTTGGCCGCGATGACGAGACGCCGGATCTGCTGTGGGGCATTGCTGCCCTCGGCTCCGATGGACACTCCGGGTCCGGTGAGAGTCCCCAACAGCTCAGCCACGACACTGTCGGCTGTGGCACCGTCGGCCGTGGCACCGTCAGCAGTCGTGCTCACAGCCGTCGCATCGAAGGGTGCGATCGCGACCCGGCTGCCGGTGCCTCCGATGTCGATGCCGAGGACGAAGCCGCTCATGAGGTCTCGCGCCTCGACTCCGCTGTCACTGCCGCAATCGCGGCCTTGACCGAGCCGTCGGAGTCCGCGAGATGCTTCGCCGCAATTTGGGGCGTCACCGAGGTGAAGGAGACGACCAGTGCCGTCTTGAGTCCACCGTCGCAGTCCTCCAACAGCTCACGCGCAGCGGCATCAGACAGGTCGGCTGCCTCACAGAGGATCCGCACGGTCCGCTCCCGCAGCTTGTCATTCGTGGCGACGACGGAGACCATGAGGTTGCGCCAGGTGCGGCCCAACGCGATCATCAGCGCAGTCGAGAACCCGTTGAGCGTCAGCTTCTGCGCCGTTCCGGCCTTGAGCCGGGTCGAACCCGTGACCACTTCTGGTCCGGTGTCGAGCAGAATGTGATCAGCCGCCGCCTCGGCGACGGGGGCCTCGGGGTTGTTCGAGATGAGCACGGTGTGCGCACCCGCCTCACCGGCGGCTTCCAACGCCCCGCGGACATAGGGTGTCGACCCGCTCGCGGCGATTCCGATCGCCACGTCGTCGGGACCGAGCACACCCGCATCTCTGCGACCGTCGCCGGTCGAGTCCTCGGCGTTCTCCACCGCATTGACCAGCGCCGCCTGGCCGCCGGCGATGTGGCCGACCACGCGTCCCGGCTCGAGGTTGAATGTGGGCAGTAGTTCGCTGGCGTCGAGTACTCCCAACCGACCGGAGGTGCCGGCACCGAAGTAGTGGACGGTACCGCCTCGGCGCATTCGCTCGGCCGCGATGTCGACGAGTTCTGCCAGCTGCGGCAGTGCCGCCCGCACCGCGGTGAGGACGGCGTGGTCCTCGTCATTCATCACCTGCAGGACACCCAGGGTGTCGAGGTCGTCGAGTCCCGCACAGCGGGGGTTGCGCTGTTCGGTCGGCGACAGCGGGCGCGGGGTCGACGAGTGTGGGGACGAATCCTGGTGGGACGGTGGCTGCTGGGACTGGGTCATCAGCGGTTGCTGCCTTCCACCTCGGCGACGGTGTTGCGGGTCTGAGTCTTGGGATGACGCAGGGACAGGAGCCCACCGATCACGACCATGACGATGACGCCGAGGAGCGGGTACCACTGCCAGGCGACCCACACCTCGCCGGTGATGTACTTCTCCATGATGAAGAAGAAGGCGTTGACCGCGACCGCCAGGGCGAAGGTGATGTTCGCGTCCACGGCGGTGGCGCGCTTGTTGACCATGCCGAACACGAACGCCCCGAGCAGCCCGCCGTATGTGATGCCTGCGACGCCCAAAGCCAGGATGACGATGTTGCCCTCATCGGATTGGAAGACGGTGGCGGGAAGGATGAAGGCGATGCCCCAGCCGATGGTCGCCCAGCGCCCGACCTTGAAGCCCTCGGCGTCGGTCATCGGCGTCTTCTTCAGCCGTGCGTAGACGTCGTTGACCGTCGAGGAGGACAGTGCGGACAGAGAGGAGGACAGTGTCGACATGGCCGCGGCGAGGATGCCTGCCAGCAGCAGACCCGAGACGCCTGGTGGCAGTCCTTCGATGATGAAGAGCGGGAAGATCTCGTCGTCGCGGCTCAGGCCCAGATCGGCGGGCAGCGCATGGTCGTAGTAGGCCCAGAGTGCCAGTCCGACCGCGAGGAAGATCGCGAACTGGACGAAGACGACGACTCCGGAGACGATGAGTGCCTTCTGTGCTTCGATCTTGGACCGGCAGGACAGGAGACGCTGGACGATGAGCTGGTCAGAACCGTGCGAGGCCATGGCGAAGACCGCTCCGCCGAGCAGCGAGGGGATGAACGAGTCGGGAGCCGAGATCGGATTGCCCTCGAAGATGAACATGTTGAGCTTGTCGGCCGCCGCTGCCTCGCCCAACCAGCCACCGCCGATGGCAGCGGTGATGACGATGATCGACAGCAGACCGCCGACGACGTAGAGGCACATCTGAGCCACATCGACCCAGACCACGGCCCTGATGCCGCCGATGAAGGTGTAGGCGATCGTGACGAGTGAGAGGACGACGATGATGACGAAGTAGTTCGTGTGGATGCCCAGGCCGTCGAGGATGACCTTGACCGGGATGGCGGCGGCCAGCACGCGGATGCCGTCTGCCAGCAGGCGCGTGAACAGGAAGGTCACTCCCGCGGTCGTCTGGGTGGAGGTGCCGAAGCGTTTGCCCAGGTAGGCGTACGCGGTGAGCATCTCACCGTCGTAGTAGCGCGGGAGCATGAAGAAGGCGACGACGACTCGGCCGAGGATGTAGCCCAGACCCAGCTGCAGGTAGTTGATGTCGCCGAGGTAGCTCATGACCGGGATGCCGATCACGGTCAGGGCGCTGGTCTCTGTGGCGACCACGGACAGGCACACCGCCCACCACGGGATGTTCCGACCACCCAGGAAATAGCCCTGGAGGTCCTTCTGCTTGCCGCTGAGCTTCAGGCCCAACCACGCCGTGGCGACGAGGTAGGCGATGATCACCAGAAGGTCGATGATCTGCATGGTCTTTCTCCTTCATACAAGGGGTGTGCGTTTCTTCGCGAGGCCTGCATCGGTGCAGGATCCTCATCAGTTCAGTGGTCTCTTCGGTCCAGAATTCTCAGACGAGTGGGTCTGGCTGCCAGTGGTTCGGGAAGTGTGAGCGGACCGTGTCCCGGGCTCAGCCGTCCGGCGATGCTCGGATGCGCGGCACCGGTGAGGTTCGGCTCGGTGCCTGCGAGTCCGTTCCAGGTCAGCCATCCCAGCAGTGCCATGAGGAGGGCTTCTTTGGCTCCTTCGGGCAGTCCGAAGGCCTGATCCGTGCTGGTCAAGGTGATGCCGGGGCCGAGTTCCGAGGCCATTTGCCCCAGCAGCGTCGGGTTCCGGGTGCCCCCGCCAGAGGCGATGACCGTGGTGACGCCGTGTGCGTGGCAGGCGTCGGCGACCGTGCGCGCGGTCAGCGCCGTGACCGTCGCGATGGCATCATGCTCGCCGAGGTGGGTCCTGGCTGAGAGGAATCCGTCGAGGTAGTCCGCGTGGAAGAGTTCCTTGCCCGTCGACTTCGGTGCCGGGAGCCGGTAGTACGGATCGGCCAGCAGCTGCTCGAGCAGCTCCTCATCGACCCGACCGCGTGCGGCCAGCTCCCCGTCACGGTCGAAGTCCGCCTCACCCTTGGTGATCCTGCGGGCGAGGATGTCGATGAGGGCATTGGCGGGACCTGTGTCGAAGGCCAACGGTGCGTGCTCGGGTGCCAGGACCGTCATGTTGGCGATGCCGCCGAGGTTGAGCACCGCGGTCGCGGTCTCGACGTCACCGACGAGGAGGCTGTCGAGGATTCCGACGAGCGGGGCTCCCTGGCCACCGGCGGCGACGTCGCGGGCGCGAACGTCGGAGAGTACGGGAGCTCCGGTCGCCTCGGCGATCCATGCCGGTTGGCCGATCTGCAGTGTGGAGGTGACCGTGCCGTCGGTGATGTCGTGGCGCACGGTCTGCCCATGGGAGACCACGAGTTCAGCCTCGACTCCGGTTTCGGTGCAGAGGTCGTTTACTGCCTGGGCGCAGAAGCGGCCCAAGCGGGCATCGACGCCAGAGACCAAGGACAGCGGAACGTCGGCGGGCTCGAGCAGGCGCAGGATGTCGCGGCGCAGCTGCTGGTCGAATTCGACCTCTCGGCTGGCGATGATGCGCACCCTCAGTTCGGAGGGACCAGCGGTCTGGCTGTCGTTGCCGTCGTGGCTGCTGTTGCCGTCACCGCCATCGTGGATGAATTCGGCGAGGACGACGTCGAGGGCATCGGCGGACGTTCCTGTCATCAGGCCGGCGATGATCATGGGCGGCCTCCTCCGTGGGTGTCGGGCAGGGTGAGTTCGGTGCGGATCTTGTAGCGATCTCCGCGATAGACCGAGCGAACGAATTCGAAGGGCACCCCGTCGGCTCCACGGGAGGTGCGTTCGAAGAGCAGCGCCGGGGACTGTTCGGGGACTCCGAGGATCTTCGCCTCAGCCGCGTCGAGGAGGGTCGGCTCGATCGTCTGCACGCTGTGGTTGAGGGAGATGGAGAAGCGCGAGGCCAGCAGTTCGTAGAACGAGCTGTTCTCCAGGTCCTCCGCGCTCAGGCCGGGAACGAGGGCTGCGGGGATGTGCAGCTCCTCGAGTGCGAGTGGTTCGTCATCGGCTAGGCGCAGACGCAGAATTGCGATGGCCTCGGCATCATCGTCGACGTGGAGCCTGCGCCCGATGTGGGCTCCGGCCCTGGTCACGTCGAAGGAAATCACGCGTGAGCCCGGGCGCATACCACGGGCGACCATGTCCTCGGTGAAGGAGCTCGCTGCCAGCGGCTGGTCGAGTTTCGGGCCGAGGGCGAAGACGCCCGCGCCATGGCGACGGCGGACGACGCCCTTGGCGACCAGTTCGTCGATGGCGCGGCGCAGGGTCATCCGCGAGATGCCCAGCGCTTCGGCGAGCTGGCGTTCGGGAGGGAACTGCTCACCGGCGGCCATTGTCTCAAGGCGGTCGAGGAGCTGATCCCGAATCGAGTGGAATTTAGTCACGTGACTATTGAGGCATAGGACACACCCTGAAATCAAGACCACTGGTCTGACTTTTTGTGTGGCGTGTTCCGGGAAGGAGGTTCGTGAGGCGCTGAAGTCCGAACTGTCCACCACTTCACAGGCACCGGTCCGGGTCCTAGCATGAACTCATGACTGCATACACCGGACAGAAGCTGCTCGACACCCTCGATGCGCGCGGTCTCGCCGATTGGCAGGGACTGCCGGACTGCCTCGGCGCCCGATTCCTCACCGGCGACTTCGCGACCGGGCTGGACCTCGTCGCACGCATCGGCACCGCCGCCGAGGAGGCGAACCACCACCCGGACGTCACCCTCACCTTTCCTCATGTCGATATCCGTCTGACCAGTCACGACACCGGAGCCGTGACCGAACGCGACCTCAAGCTCGCGGCACAGATCAGCGAGCTCGCCGCCTCGGCGGGGGTGAGCTCGGATCCGAAGGTTCCTGCACTGCTCGAGCTCGGCATGGACACAGCGAACCGGGACGCCATCGCCCCGTTCTGGGCTGCCCTGCTCACTGGCGATGCGAGCAATGTCTCCGGCCCCGATGTCATCGACCCCGCGGGGCAGATGCCGTTGCTGTGGTTCCAGGACTGTGAAGAGCACGAGGTGCCGCATCAGCGCCTGCACGTCGACGTCTCGGTGCCCCGTGCGGTCGCACCGGAGCGAATCCGCGCGGCCGTCGCGGCCGGTGGCACGGTCGTCGACGACGCCCAGGCACCGTCGTTCACCGTCCTCGCCGATGCCGACGGCAATCGCGCCTGCGTCTGCACCCTGGAGAATCGTTCCTAGCCTCTCCCGGATGCCGTCACCGCGGAGTCGCACCGTCCGGTGCACTATGCCTGCCAACAACTCGTTTCTCGTTCTCGCTTAAGCTGATGCCAGCAGTCCTAACCCGTTCCCGCCGCAGGAGGCACCGTGTATCAAGCAGCCGATGACCGTTACGAATCGATGAGCTATCGCCCGGTCGGTCGGTCCGGGCTCGTCCTTCCCGCTCTGTCGTTGGGGCTGTGGCACAACTTCGGCGATGATGTCGCCTTCCAGAATCAGCGTGACATCGTGCGCCGGGCCTTCGATTTGGGCATCACGCACTTCGACCTCGCGAACAACTACGGTCCGCCTCCCGGCTCGGCCGAGACGAACTTCGGTCGACTGCTGCGCGAAGATCTCCATCCCTACCGCGACGAGCTCATCATCTCGACGAAGGCTGGTTGGGGGATGCATCCTGGCCCGTACGGCGGACCTGGCGGCAGCCGCAAATACCTGCTCGCCAGTCTCGACGCCTCACTGAAGCGACTCGGCCTCGACTATGTCGATATCTTCTACTCTCACCGGCCCGATGCCTCGACTCCGCTGGAGGAGACCATCGGTGCGCTTGACACCGCGGTGCGTTCGGGCCGTGCCCTCTACGCCGGCATCTCGTCGTATTCTGCTGCCGACACAGCCCGCGCCTCGGCTTTGGCGAAGGAGCTGGGGACTCCGCTGCTCATCCACCAGCCCTCGTATTCGATGTTCAACCGGTGGATCGAATCCGATGGCCTGCTCGAGACCACGGACACCGAGGGGCTGGGCGTCATCGCGTTCTCCCCACTCGCACAGGGCCTGCTCACCGACAAATACCTCGGTGGAGTTCCCGAGGAGTCACGGGCAGGCAAATCCACTCCTTCGTTCAAGGATGGTTTCCTCTCCGAGGACAACCTCGAGCGCATTCGCGGGCTGAATGAACTCGCCGAGGCTCGCGGTCAGTCGCTGGCACAGATGGCGCTGAGCTGGGCGCTGCGCGATGACCGCGTTTCCTCTCTTGTCATCGGCTCCAGCCGGGTCACCCAGCTCGAGCACAATGTCGCGGCACTGAACTCGGAACCATTCAGCGCCGAGGAACTGGCCGCCATCGACACGTTCGCCGTCGATTCCGGCGTCGACATCTGGGGAGATGCCCGCCGCAGCACTCAGGAGTGAAACTCGACGGGAATTGAGTACCGGGCGAGAAGCTCCTGCAGTCACGTCATTCGTGGGCGGCTTCGAGCAGGATTCCGGTGTGACGGTTCCAGCGCGGTCGGAACGCATAGACGCAGGCCAGTCGCACGAGTGCTGAGCGCTCGTAGGTGCGGACCCGGTCTGGATCCAGTCCGCTCGCCGAGGTGATCCGAGAGATTTCCCCGATCACCACCTCGGCGTCATCCTGGGTCCAGATCCCCTGGTGAGTGCGCCACTGCGCGTGGGCGCGCAGGTTGCCCAGGTCGAGTTCGCGTTCGCCGAAGCAGGCGGTATCGACGTCGAGCAGTCCGGGTCCGGCCACCGGATCCCACATGATCTGCTTGTCATGGAGGTCGCGGTGGATCGGACCCCAGTTCCGCTCCCCCGCCGAGGCAGCACCGTCGTTGAGGAGGTCGGCGCTGACCTGCGTGATCAGTGCATCAACCTCGGCAAGCTTCTCTCCGAGGTGGACGTGGGCACGATCGCGCCACTCGTTGAACACGTGCACTTCTGAACTCGCCGAATGAACCGGCATCGACGTCCTCACCGCCGCAATCGTGTTCGTCGCGGCGCTCGTGTCCGTCCCGGCAGTCGTGTCGGTCCCAGCGGTCGTGTCGGTCCCAACGGTCGTGTTCGAAGTGGATGCGGCGAGCGCCCAAGCGTCGAGAGCTTCGGCCCAGGCACGTGACCAATCAGCACCCAGGCTCTGTGGTTCGTGGAGTTCGACGCCAGGCAGTGCGCTGAGGACGACGGTCGAATCATCCGCGGTGAGTACATCCGGCAGTGCGAAGCCGTTCCGGAACGCTTCGGCTCGATCCTGTCCGGCGACGATTCCATCTGCTTTGGACGAGCGCACGCACTTGGCGAAACGCCCATCGGCCAAGCGGATCACGGCTCTCTTGCCGGGCCGATGCGAGACCAAGCGATTCCCGGCGGTGCCGAGCAGGAGTTCGAGTCCCGGCAGCTTCGGATCTCTGCCCTCCTCAAGCATGTCCACTTCGCCGTTGCTGAGAAATCCTGACCTGATCGCAGACCCGTGCTGAGCTTCGAGCGCGATCCGATCGCGGCTGGCGGGCCAGGCTCGACGCACGGTCCACTTCTGGCCATCGATCGTGACGAACTCGGGGATGGCAGACACTGTTTGTGCCGCAGGACCCGGCATCATTTCGACATCCGCTCTACATTCGCGGCCAGAGCCCGCTGAGCTGCATTGATGGCCTGCCTTGTGGCCTGCTGCCAATCAGGCCGGCAGGTGCGCCACGGCTCGACGGCCGTGACGAGCATGGCCCAGACAGCCCAGGCCTCCACATCGATGTCGACCCCACCTGCTGCTCGGTAGCCGTCGAGGAACCCGTCTTCGAGGGACGTGCCGTCCTCGTCGGTGCGTCGTCGACAGGCGGCCACCCATCGGCCAAGGTCCATCCCGACAGGGCCGACACTGGCCCGGTCGAGGTCGATGATGCGACATTCCGAATGACCGACGAGCACCTGATCGGGGCTGAGATCCCCATGAATCGCACGGGAGCCGCCATCTGCTGCAGCACCGGAGAGGGACTCGTGCCCGATCCGCAGTCGAAGCGTCCGAACAATGTCCTGGACTGTGTTGCCAGCCTCGGGCAGCAGTTGTGCCAACAACGTTGCAGTGTCCTCGGCTTGCTCCAACGGCGATGGAGTGGAACCGGAGACCACCTCGGCGGGGGTGTGGCGGTGAAGTTCTGCGATGATGACTCCCACTTCCTCGGTCATAGCGAGGTCCGGGGTCGTCTCGAGGTCGCCGGTCCCCCACCAGGGAGAGCGCACAGCCGTTCCCTCGCTGCCGAAGGATTCGACGGGGAGGGTCGGCAGCCCCCAGTCAGCCCACTGGCTGGCGGTCTCAACCAGGTGCTGCTGGGAACGGGTGCCGATGCGGATGAACTCGCACACCCCCGAATGCTCCGGTGTGTGCTTGAGCAGGACCCGCCGACCGGGGTTGTAGCCGATGACGTCGATCTCACCGTTCAACCGTGCAATCGCGCGAGCAGCCTCCTTCCCCAACTTCGAATCCGCCGCCACCGATCCACTCAGCAGCACACTGCCGGTGACACCGGCAGATCGTGGTTCGCTGCATTCGTGCACGGTGACCGTCTCGTTGTGCCGGGCAGCACGCCTGCGAATGTTGCCCAGCTTGTCAGCGCTGGTCACAACCGCAGTCCACCCCCAGTCCTCCAGCCCGCCGAGGCGGCTCCCGGCTTCCCGCGACCAGGACACGATGGCACTGCGACCGGGTTTGACCCGAATGCGGTTGGGCACGACGGGAAAACCCAAGCGCTGCGAGAGCGCCTCGGCCGATCTGAGCTCGGTCACAAACGGCAGGTTCGCGAACTCCGCCGTTGCCTCATCACCGGCG
Coding sequences within it:
- a CDS encoding 4a-hydroxytetrahydrobiopterin dehydratase, encoding MTAYTGQKLLDTLDARGLADWQGLPDCLGARFLTGDFATGLDLVARIGTAAEEANHHPDVTLTFPHVDIRLTSHDTGAVTERDLKLAAQISELAASAGVSSDPKVPALLELGMDTANRDAIAPFWAALLTGDASNVSGPDVIDPAGQMPLLWFQDCEEHEVPHQRLHVDVSVPRAVAPERIRAAVAAGGTVVDDAQAPSFTVLADADGNRACVCTLENRS
- the mgrA gene encoding L-glyceraldehyde 3-phosphate reductase — protein: MYQAADDRYESMSYRPVGRSGLVLPALSLGLWHNFGDDVAFQNQRDIVRRAFDLGITHFDLANNYGPPPGSAETNFGRLLREDLHPYRDELIISTKAGWGMHPGPYGGPGGSRKYLLASLDASLKRLGLDYVDIFYSHRPDASTPLEETIGALDTAVRSGRALYAGISSYSAADTARASALAKELGTPLLIHQPSYSMFNRWIESDGLLETTDTEGLGVIAFSPLAQGLLTDKYLGGVPEESRAGKSTPSFKDGFLSEDNLERIRGLNELAEARGQSLAQMALSWALRDDRVSSLVIGSSRVTQLEHNVAALNSEPFSAEELAAIDTFAVDSGVDIWGDARRSTQE
- a CDS encoding phosphotransferase; translation: MMPGPAAQTVSAIPEFVTIDGQKWTVRRAWPASRDRIALEAQHGSAIRSGFLSNGEVDMLEEGRDPKLPGLELLLGTAGNRLVSHRPGKRAVIRLADGRFAKCVRSSKADGIVAGQDRAEAFRNGFALPDVLTADDSTVVLSALPGVELHEPQSLGADWSRAWAEALDAWALAASTSNTTVGTDTTAGTDTTAGTDTSAATNTIAAVRTSMPVHSASSEVHVFNEWRDRAHVHLGEKLAEVDALITQVSADLLNDGAASAGERNWGPIHRDLHDKQIMWDPVAGPGLLDVDTACFGERELDLGNLRAHAQWRTHQGIWTQDDAEVVIGEISRITSASGLDPDRVRTYERSALVRLACVYAFRPRWNRHTGILLEAAHE
- a CDS encoding phosphotransferase, whose translation is MTLTDLHSAGDEATAEFANLPFVTELRSAEALSQRLGFPVVPNRIRVKPGRSAIVSWSREAGSRLGGLEDWGWTAVVTSADKLGNIRRRAARHNETVTVHECSEPRSAGVTGSVLLSGSVAADSKLGKEAARAIARLNGEIDVIGYNPGRRVLLKHTPEHSGVCEFIRIGTRSQQHLVETASQWADWGLPTLPVESFGSEGTAVRSPWWGTGDLETTPDLAMTEEVGVIIAELHRHTPAEVVSGSTPSPLEQAEDTATLLAQLLPEAGNTVQDIVRTLRLRIGHESLSGAAADGGSRAIHGDLSPDQVLVGHSECRIIDLDRASVGPVGMDLGRWVAACRRRTDEDGTSLEDGFLDGYRAAGGVDIDVEAWAVWAMLVTAVEPWRTCRPDWQQATRQAINAAQRALAANVERMSK